In the genome of Thiorhodovibrio winogradskyi, the window CGGCGCCGGCCTGATCGCCGGCAAGGAGCTATTGGTGATGCTGGAGACGGCCATTGCGCTGGCCATCGCCGCGGTCCCCGAGGGTCTTCCGGTGGTCGCGACCCTGGCCTTGGCCCAGGGCATGCGCCAGATGGCGCGGCGCAACGCGGTGGTGAAACGGCTCTCGGCGGTCGAGACACTGGGCGCCGCGAGCCTGATCTTCACCGATAAGACCGGCACCCTGACCGAGAATCGGATGGTGCTGGCTCAACTCGCACTCGACCAAGGCATTCTGCGCTTCGAGCGTCCAGGTCAGGCGGCGCAAGCCACCGAGGACCGCGGTCGAGACGACGGCGAGGCCAGCGCCGACGCGCGGATCCTTCTCGACGGCGCGCCGGTGGACTTGGCCAAAACGCCGGTCGCGCGTGCCGCGCTCGAGATCGGCGCACTCTGCAACAACGCCGAGCTTGGCGACCAGGCCCGGCCAGGCGATGCCGCTGAGGACGCCGCTGGCGACCCGACCGAGGTCTCGCTGCTGGCGGCCGCGGCGCGCGCCGGCATGCATCGCCGCGAGCTGCTCGAACGCTGGCCGGAACAGCGCGAGATCAGCTTCGACCCGGACTTGAAGATGATGGCGACGGTGCATCAGAGCGACGGCGGTTTCCGAATCGCCGTGAAAGGCGCGCCGGAGTCAGTACTCGCGGTCTGCGACCGGGTGCTAAGGGCGGACGGCGAGACCGCGCTCGAGGATGCCGCGCGCCAGGCCTGGCACCAGCGCGGCGAGGCGCTCGCCGCCGATGGACTGCGGGTGCTGGCGCTGGCACAACGCCAAGCGGAGCAAGCCGACGAAGACCCCTATCGGCAGCTGACCCTGATCGGCCTGGCCGGCCTCCACGACCCACCCCGTCGCGGCATCCAGGAGGTGATCGCCGCCTGTCAGCAAGCCGGTATTCGCGTGGTGATGGGCACCGGCGACCATGCCGTGACGGCGCAAGCCATCGCCGCCGAGATCGGCATTGCCGGCAGCGACGAGCCCGCCATCGAAGGCGCGCGGCTCGACGACCTCGAGCAGCTCGATGAGCGCGAGCGCGGCGAGCTACTCAAACGCTCGGTATTCGCGCGCATCAGCCCCGAGGAGAAGCTGCAACTCATCGGCCTGTATCAGGACGCCGGCTGGATCGTCGGCATGACCGGCGATGGCGTCAACGATGCGCCCGCGCTCAAGAAGGCCGACATCGGCATCGCCATGGGTCAGCGCGGCACCGAGGTGGCGCGCGAGGCCTCGGACATGGTGCTCAAGGACGACGCCTTTGCCACCTTGGTCGCGGCGATCGAGCACGGCCGCACGATCTTTTCCAACATCCGCCGCTTCATCATCTACCTGCTCTCCGGCAATCTGGCCGAGATCCTGGCGGTAGCGGCGGCGGCGCTGGTGGCCGCCCCCCTGCCGCTGCTGCCGCTGCAGATCCTCTACATTAACTTCGTCTCCGACGTCATGCCCGCGCTCGCGCTTGGGCTCAGCCCGGGCGTGCCCGGCGCCATGCGGCATCCGCCGCGCGATCCCGACGAGCCCATCCTGACGCGCCGCCATTGGGCCGCCGTGGGGGGCTACGGTGCGCTGATCGCGGCGATCGTCCTGATTGCCTTCGCCATCGCGCTCGGGCCGATGCGGCTCGACACCGCCCACGCGGTGACCATCGGCTTCTTAACCTTCGGCTTCGCCCGGCTCTGGCACGTACTGAACATGCGCGACACCGAGTCGAACCTACTGCTCAATGAGGTCACGCGCAACCGCTATGTGTGGCTCGCGATCGCCATCGGCGTCGCGCTGCTGATCGCCGCGACCTATATCGCGCCGCTGGCGTCGATCCTCTCGATCCAGATCCCGACCGCCGGTGAATGGCTACTGATCCTGTCATTCTCGCTGCTGCCGTTGATCCTAGTGCAGATAGGCAAGCTGGTGGTGCATCACCTGATGCGGGGCCCATCAAGGGCTCGGCCAGGACCAACCCGATGATCAGATTGGTCGGCCCACTTTCCTCCGTGTAACCCGCTCAGAAGTGGTTTATGTCGTCTTGGTGTGGTGCATTTGAACCAGTGTCGGGGGATTTGCCGCCGACTGGCGCGCCCCGAGCATCCAGATTGATCACCAACAGCCACCTCAGCCACGCCGGACGCCGGGCCTGATCAGGCCGCCGCGGTCGCGCGGGCCGGTGAAGCCTCTTCATCGAGGCCATGGCCAGCGCCTCTCGCGAAAATGCGACCCGGCGGATATTGAGCGCCACAAACAGCGGATTGCGCTATCCCTGGTGCGGAACACGCTGATCCCTGGCGCGGGAAATGCCAATCAATGGCACGGGAAATGC includes:
- a CDS encoding cation-translocating P-type ATPase, with protein sequence MTDLYRKPPAAALQQLETNAERGLSESAVRERRQRYGLNQLRQTRSRPAWRILVDQLTSIVVLLLLAASGAALLFGQVIEAIAIGAAILVNTLIGFTMELRATRAMEALQRMGKTQTRVLREGRSREIPADELVPGDIVLLDAGDLVPADLRLLEANRLQCDEAALTGESVAVDKRTEALDASADEAAGADGTRHGDGKAPPLGERHNMAYKGTAVTQGSGSGVVVATGMETELGHISDLVAQAEKSATPLEKRLDRLGRRLVWLTLAIAVVVAGAGLIAGKELLVMLETAIALAIAAVPEGLPVVATLALAQGMRQMARRNAVVKRLSAVETLGAASLIFTDKTGTLTENRMVLAQLALDQGILRFERPGQAAQATEDRGRDDGEASADARILLDGAPVDLAKTPVARAALEIGALCNNAELGDQARPGDAAEDAAGDPTEVSLLAAAARAGMHRRELLERWPEQREISFDPDLKMMATVHQSDGGFRIAVKGAPESVLAVCDRVLRADGETALEDAARQAWHQRGEALAADGLRVLALAQRQAEQADEDPYRQLTLIGLAGLHDPPRRGIQEVIAACQQAGIRVVMGTGDHAVTAQAIAAEIGIAGSDEPAIEGARLDDLEQLDERERGELLKRSVFARISPEEKLQLIGLYQDAGWIVGMTGDGVNDAPALKKADIGIAMGQRGTEVAREASDMVLKDDAFATLVAAIEHGRTIFSNIRRFIIYLLSGNLAEILAVAAAALVAAPLPLLPLQILYINFVSDVMPALALGLSPGVPGAMRHPPRDPDEPILTRRHWAAVGGYGALIAAIVLIAFAIALGPMRLDTAHAVTIGFLTFGFARLWHVLNMRDTESNLLLNEVTRNRYVWLAIAIGVALLIAATYIAPLASILSIQIPTAGEWLLILSFSLLPLILVQIGKLVVHHLMRGPSRARPGPTR